From Domibacillus sp. DTU_2020_1001157_1_SI_ALB_TIR_016, a single genomic window includes:
- a CDS encoding aldehyde dehydrogenase family protein, with protein MEAIQNSTIIVNNYIGGKWVPSSNNETYQRENPANIEETIAIAPNSTEEDANRAVESAHKAFQSWSKVPAVTRGKYLYQFAEVLEANKKEVAELLTIEQGKPLVESLGEINKTISEVRFTAGEASRLSGETLPSERENVDIRTIRVPKGVILAISPWNFPLVTPLRKIAPALAAGNTVVFKPASITAAMGAKIVELFEKAGLPEGVLNLVIGSGRSVGNQLVNHPKVRGITFTGSTGVGSSIYEQAAKRLVQVQLEMGGKNAAIVFDYPDIEGAVNQIIPAAFANAGQRCTSISRVIVSEADVGRVVEALKKKTEEYTIGDGIEDNITMGPLVSKEQLKTTQSYVEIGLEEGAELVTGGKEAKLEKRGYYYEPTIFSSVKPSHKIAKEEIFGPVLVVLSASSFEEALEICNDNEYGLAASCFTQNKAYQTAFVNGAQAGMIHLNNGTISESHAPFGGLKHSAIGPYSIGSTAKDFFTELKVIYDAN; from the coding sequence ATGGAGGCTATTCAAAATTCGACTATTATTGTTAACAACTATATCGGTGGAAAATGGGTTCCGTCATCAAATAATGAAACCTATCAAAGAGAAAACCCGGCTAATATTGAAGAAACGATTGCAATTGCACCAAATTCAACGGAAGAAGATGCAAACCGTGCAGTAGAATCAGCTCACAAAGCATTTCAATCCTGGTCTAAAGTTCCAGCTGTTACACGAGGGAAATATTTATATCAATTTGCTGAGGTGCTAGAAGCAAATAAAAAGGAAGTAGCTGAATTGTTAACCATCGAGCAGGGGAAACCTCTTGTTGAATCACTGGGTGAGATTAATAAAACGATCAGCGAAGTTCGCTTTACAGCCGGCGAAGCATCCAGATTATCTGGTGAAACACTGCCAAGCGAACGAGAAAATGTAGATATTCGGACAATCCGCGTACCGAAAGGCGTTATTTTAGCCATTTCCCCGTGGAACTTTCCGCTTGTGACACCGCTTCGAAAAATCGCTCCGGCACTAGCTGCAGGAAATACAGTCGTTTTTAAGCCGGCCAGTATAACAGCTGCAATGGGTGCTAAAATCGTCGAATTGTTTGAAAAAGCTGGCCTGCCGGAGGGTGTTTTAAATTTAGTGATCGGTTCGGGTCGAAGTGTTGGAAATCAGCTTGTAAACCACCCGAAAGTACGCGGAATTACCTTCACAGGCTCAACTGGTGTCGGCTCAAGCATTTACGAACAGGCAGCCAAGAGGCTCGTACAGGTACAGCTTGAAATGGGTGGGAAAAATGCAGCAATTGTGTTCGATTACCCGGATATTGAAGGAGCCGTAAATCAAATTATTCCAGCTGCGTTTGCGAATGCCGGACAAAGATGTACATCCATCAGCCGAGTCATTGTAAGTGAAGCAGATGTCGGTCGGGTTGTAGAAGCTTTGAAGAAAAAAACAGAAGAATATACGATTGGCGATGGTATAGAGGACAACATTACCATGGGTCCTCTTGTATCAAAAGAACAGCTTAAAACGACTCAATCCTATGTCGAAATCGGTCTGGAAGAAGGAGCAGAGCTCGTCACAGGAGGAAAAGAGGCAAAGCTTGAGAAACGGGGATACTATTATGAACCGACTATATTTTCTAGCGTAAAACCTAGTCACAAAATAGCGAAAGAAGAGATATTCGGCCCGGTACTTGTTGTGTTATCTGCATCGAGCTTCGAGGAAGCGCTTGAAATATGCAATGACAATGAGTATGGACTTGCAGCTTCTTGTTTTACCCAAAATAAAGCCTATCAAACTGCATTTGTGAATGGGGCACAAGCAGGCATGATCCATCTAAATAACGGTACAATCAGCGAATCTCATGCACCATTTGGCGGATTGAAGCATTCTGCTATCGGTCCGTATTCCATTGGCAGCACAGCAAAAGATTTCTTTACCGAACTAAAAGTCATTTATGATGCCAATTAA
- a CDS encoding iron-containing alcohol dehydrogenase yields MNLLTDSFEFGLHTQIYFGVGRLQELSDIIKKNDYKKVLICTDKGLATSGALKRLETILESGEIKYEVFDEVEPDPTLRVVKKVEKIFHDSQCEAIIGFGGGSSIDTAKGVSIAVANPGDLSQFEGKNQVPNKGPDIIAIPTTAGTGSEVTHATVLKDEERKYKMGILSQHLHPKAAILDPELLTTLPRGLAAITGMDALSHAIESYTSNQAQPITEALGLHAIDLIGKWLRPFVADRTNVEAASHMMMASTIAGAAFIWGRVAAVHALSHPLGGRYKVAHGLANSILLPVVMEYNLSTNFGKFKRIADQLGENTHGLSERDAAEKSVKAVEDLVKDLDIPKTLTAINVELSDEEIQVVAQEAFDSGMTSANPKNTTVQDLITMLNTIK; encoded by the coding sequence ATGAACTTACTAACAGATTCATTTGAATTTGGGCTGCATACACAGATTTACTTCGGGGTAGGGCGTCTCCAGGAATTATCGGACATTATTAAGAAAAATGATTATAAAAAAGTCCTTATTTGTACAGATAAAGGCCTTGCAACTTCGGGAGCGCTTAAGCGATTGGAAACAATCTTAGAAAGTGGAGAAATTAAATATGAGGTGTTTGATGAAGTAGAACCTGATCCAACATTAAGAGTCGTAAAAAAAGTAGAAAAAATCTTTCATGATTCACAATGTGAAGCGATTATTGGTTTTGGCGGAGGTAGTTCAATTGATACAGCAAAAGGCGTTTCGATCGCTGTTGCAAATCCTGGTGATTTAAGTCAATTTGAAGGGAAAAACCAGGTTCCCAATAAAGGACCAGATATTATCGCGATCCCGACGACAGCAGGAACGGGATCAGAAGTCACACACGCAACCGTATTAAAAGATGAAGAGAGAAAATATAAAATGGGTATTCTTAGCCAGCATCTGCACCCGAAGGCAGCGATTCTAGATCCCGAGTTGCTGACAACTTTGCCAAGAGGGCTTGCAGCTATTACAGGTATGGACGCTCTAAGCCATGCGATTGAGTCGTACACATCCAATCAGGCACAGCCTATCACAGAAGCATTGGGCTTACATGCAATTGACCTAATCGGTAAATGGCTTCGCCCTTTTGTAGCAGATCGTACCAATGTTGAAGCGGCGTCTCACATGATGATGGCAAGTACGATCGCTGGTGCTGCTTTTATTTGGGGAAGGGTCGCAGCGGTTCATGCATTGTCCCATCCATTAGGCGGCCGGTATAAAGTTGCCCATGGTTTAGCAAATTCCATTCTTTTGCCAGTAGTCATGGAGTACAATTTGAGTACTAATTTTGGAAAGTTTAAACGAATTGCAGATCAGCTTGGAGAAAACACGCATGGTTTAAGTGAGCGGGATGCAGCAGAAAAGTCAGTCAAAGCCGTTGAAGACTTAGTAAAAGATTTAGATATTCCGAAGACATTGACAGCTATCAATGTTGAATTGTCAGATGAAGAAATTCAAGTTGTAGCTCAAGAAGCGTTTGATAGCGGAATGACAAGTGCCAATCCCAAAAATACGACAGTCCAAGACTTGATTACAATGCTTAATACTATTAAATAA
- a CDS encoding (Fe-S)-binding protein encodes MNTLLTINLIAFLIVVGYAVYLFTYLLKTRYQFIKLGKKVEFDNQLKERWDKVKVNVFGQKKLMKDKKSGTIHVMFFYGFLLVQLGAIDFIIKGLVPGAHLPLGPLYPVFTLFQEIVTLVILVAVVWAFHRRYIEKLVRLKRGFKSGLVLLFIGGLMISVLFGNGMSLIWHQHELSVFEPVASSVAFILSGVGETMAIGLFYAAWWVHLFFLLAFLVYVPQSKHAHLIAGPANVFFSRLSSPGKLEKINFEDETQETFGVGKVENFTQNQLIDLYACVECGRCTNMCPATGTGKMLSPMDLIVKLRDHLTFSGAAITSQQPWVPAFAFSNTQGNKIGKGIDPYSPSMIGDVITEEEIWACTTCRNCEDQCPVMNEHVDKIIDMRRYLVLTEGKMNAEAQRAMMNIERQGNPWGLNRKDKEKWRELRDDVYIPTMKEAQKAGEEPEFLFWVGSMGAFDSRSQKIALSFAKLMNEAGVSFAILGNKEKNSGDTPRRLGNEFLFQELAAANIAEFEKNDVKKIVTIDPHAYNIFKNEYPDFGFKAEVYHHSELLDQLLKEGRLKPQYEVNEAITFHDSCYLGRYNEVYDPPREILKSIPGVKLVEMDRRRETGMCCGAGGGLMWVEETAGSRINVARTEQALAVSPSVIGSGCPYCLTMLSDGTKAKEVEETIKTMDVAEILERSIIYRESKRQNEILV; translated from the coding sequence ATGAATACCTTATTAACAATTAATCTTATAGCGTTTCTTATTGTTGTCGGTTATGCGGTCTATTTATTTACCTATTTACTCAAAACACGTTATCAATTTATTAAATTGGGCAAGAAAGTCGAATTTGATAATCAGCTAAAAGAACGATGGGATAAAGTAAAAGTAAACGTCTTTGGCCAGAAAAAGCTTATGAAAGATAAAAAAAGCGGGACTATTCATGTGATGTTCTTTTACGGCTTTCTTCTCGTTCAATTAGGTGCAATTGATTTTATTATAAAAGGTCTGGTCCCGGGGGCGCATCTGCCGCTGGGCCCGCTCTATCCGGTTTTCACTCTTTTCCAGGAGATTGTTACACTCGTGATTTTAGTAGCTGTTGTCTGGGCCTTCCACCGCCGCTACATTGAAAAACTTGTCCGTTTGAAAAGAGGATTTAAATCAGGACTTGTCCTCCTTTTTATCGGCGGATTAATGATATCTGTTTTATTTGGAAATGGGATGTCGCTTATCTGGCATCAGCATGAACTATCTGTGTTTGAGCCTGTTGCCTCTTCGGTTGCATTTATATTGAGCGGGGTAGGAGAGACCATGGCAATTGGTTTATTTTATGCAGCATGGTGGGTTCATTTATTTTTCTTGCTCGCCTTCCTCGTGTATGTTCCGCAGTCAAAACATGCACATTTAATTGCAGGACCGGCAAACGTATTTTTCAGCCGGCTTTCTTCACCAGGAAAGTTAGAAAAAATTAACTTTGAAGATGAGACTCAGGAAACGTTTGGTGTTGGAAAGGTGGAAAATTTCACACAGAACCAGTTAATTGATTTGTATGCATGTGTGGAATGCGGACGCTGCACGAATATGTGTCCGGCTACTGGCACTGGCAAGATGCTGTCCCCAATGGATTTAATCGTTAAACTGCGCGATCATCTAACGTTTTCAGGTGCAGCTATCACATCACAACAGCCATGGGTTCCCGCATTCGCGTTTTCCAATACGCAAGGCAATAAAATTGGAAAAGGGATCGATCCATATAGCCCTTCAATGATCGGCGATGTGATAACAGAAGAAGAAATTTGGGCATGTACGACATGCCGAAACTGTGAAGATCAATGTCCGGTTATGAATGAGCACGTAGATAAAATTATCGACATGCGCCGCTACCTCGTGCTAACAGAAGGGAAAATGAACGCTGAAGCCCAGCGTGCCATGATGAACATTGAGCGTCAGGGAAATCCGTGGGGCTTGAACCGGAAAGATAAAGAAAAATGGCGCGAGCTGCGTGATGATGTGTATATCCCGACCATGAAAGAAGCACAAAAAGCGGGAGAAGAACCGGAATTTTTATTCTGGGTCGGCTCGATGGGTGCGTTTGACAGCAGAAGCCAGAAAATTGCATTGTCATTCGCAAAACTGATGAATGAAGCAGGTGTGTCTTTTGCGATTCTCGGCAATAAAGAAAAAAACTCAGGCGATACACCACGCCGTCTTGGCAATGAATTTTTATTCCAGGAACTAGCCGCAGCAAACATTGCAGAATTTGAGAAAAATGATGTAAAAAAAATTGTTACCATCGATCCTCATGCCTATAACATTTTTAAAAACGAATATCCAGATTTTGGATTTAAGGCGGAAGTATACCATCATTCAGAGCTGCTTGACCAGCTCCTCAAAGAGGGGCGTTTAAAGCCGCAATATGAAGTGAACGAAGCCATTACATTCCACGATTCCTGCTATCTTGGCCGTTACAATGAAGTCTATGATCCTCCGAGAGAAATTTTAAAGTCAATTCCAGGGGTGAAACTTGTGGAAATGGATCGGCGGCGTGAAACAGGGATGTGCTGCGGTGCAGGCGGCGGTTTAATGTGGGTGGAAGAAACCGCAGGAAGTCGTATTAATGTTGCAAGAACGGAGCAAGCCCTGGCAGTTAGTCCAAGCGTCATCGGTTCTGGATGCCCGTATTGCTTAACAATGTTAAGTGATGGAACAAAGGCAAAGGAAGTAGAAGAAACCATTAAAACAATGGATGTGGCGGAGATTTTAGAAAGATCCATTATTTACCGTGAATCAAAACGACAAAATGAGATTTTAGTTTAA
- a CDS encoding electron transfer flavoprotein subunit alpha/FixB family protein — protein sequence MTRKILVIGEVRDGSLRKVSLEALAASRTIAEGGEIIGVLCGESVSHLAGEMITYGADRVITVENEQLKNYTTDGFAQAAMAAINQEKPDGIIMGHTARGKDLSPRLATKLGSGLISDAVDVAIEGGNIVFTRPIYSGKAFEKKMITDGLLFATIRPNNISALEEDKSRSGDIQSLSPEIKDLRTVIKEIVRKTSEGVDLSEAQVIVAGGRGVKSAEGFKVLEELAELFGGAVGASRGACDADYCDYSLQIGQTGKVVTPDLYIACGISGAIQHLAGMSNSKVTVAINKDPEAPIFGVADYGIVGDLFEVVPLLIKELKKELINV from the coding sequence ATGACACGTAAAATATTAGTAATCGGAGAAGTTCGTGACGGATCCTTGCGCAAGGTATCTTTGGAAGCGCTTGCGGCTAGCCGGACAATCGCTGAAGGCGGAGAAATTATTGGTGTTCTTTGCGGGGAGAGCGTGAGTCATTTAGCTGGTGAAATGATTACATACGGCGCAGACCGTGTCATCACTGTAGAAAATGAGCAGCTAAAAAATTACACAACTGATGGCTTTGCTCAGGCTGCCATGGCGGCTATAAACCAAGAAAAGCCGGATGGAATTATAATGGGTCATACCGCGCGAGGAAAAGATCTCTCGCCGCGCCTTGCTACTAAGCTTGGTTCAGGTCTCATTTCTGATGCTGTCGATGTAGCTATTGAAGGTGGAAACATTGTTTTTACACGCCCGATTTATTCTGGCAAAGCCTTTGAAAAGAAAATGATTACGGACGGGCTTTTATTTGCAACAATCCGTCCGAATAATATTTCGGCACTGGAGGAAGACAAATCCCGGTCCGGTGATATTCAATCATTAAGTCCAGAAATCAAAGATTTGCGCACTGTGATTAAAGAAATCGTTCGTAAAACATCTGAAGGGGTAGATCTTTCTGAAGCGCAGGTGATTGTAGCAGGAGGCCGCGGCGTGAAGAGTGCGGAAGGTTTTAAAGTACTTGAAGAACTCGCCGAGCTATTTGGCGGAGCGGTCGGCGCTTCACGCGGCGCATGCGATGCTGATTACTGTGACTATTCACTTCAAATTGGTCAAACAGGGAAAGTTGTAACACCAGATCTTTATATTGCATGTGGGATTTCTGGAGCAATCCAGCATTTAGCTGGCATGTCGAATTCGAAAGTGACAGTCGCCATTAATAAAGATCCTGAAGCACCGATTTTTGGAGTGGCAGATTACGGCATTGTAGGCGATTTATTTGAGGTTGTTCCATTGTTAATAAAAGAGCTTAAAAAAGAACTTATTAACGTTTAA
- a CDS encoding electron transfer flavoprotein subunit beta/FixA family protein: MNIYVIMKRTFDTEEKLVIENGNIEESGAEFIINPYDEYAIEEAIQLKDKHDGEVTVISVGVEDAEKELRTALAMGADKAVLVNTEDDLEDGDEFTTAKILAHFFKENDFDIILGGNVAIDGGSGQVGPRLAELLDIPYVTTITKLTINGETATVERDVEGDSEILEVNLPVLVTAQQGLNEPRYPSLPGIMKAKKKPFEELEIGDLDLDEDDVEAKTKVIDIYLPPKKEAGRVLEGELEDQVTQLVNLLQKEAKVI; this comes from the coding sequence ATGAATATTTACGTTATTATGAAAAGGACTTTTGATACCGAGGAAAAACTTGTTATTGAAAACGGTAACATTGAAGAGTCAGGTGCAGAATTTATCATTAATCCTTATGATGAATACGCGATTGAGGAAGCCATTCAGTTGAAAGACAAACATGATGGTGAAGTGACTGTCATTTCTGTTGGCGTTGAAGACGCAGAAAAAGAGCTGAGAACCGCTTTAGCAATGGGTGCAGATAAAGCAGTTCTTGTGAATACGGAAGATGATTTGGAAGATGGCGATGAATTTACAACAGCTAAGATCTTGGCCCATTTTTTTAAGGAAAATGATTTTGATATTATTCTCGGCGGGAACGTTGCGATTGACGGAGGGTCTGGTCAAGTAGGACCGCGCCTGGCTGAGCTGCTTGACATTCCGTATGTTACGACAATCACCAAACTTACTATTAATGGTGAAACAGCAACAGTAGAACGTGATGTTGAAGGTGACAGTGAAATTCTTGAAGTTAATCTTCCAGTGCTTGTAACAGCTCAACAAGGATTAAATGAACCTCGTTATCCTTCCCTGCCGGGTATCATGAAAGCAAAGAAAAAGCCGTTTGAAGAGTTGGAGATTGGCGATCTGGATCTTGATGAAGATGATGTTGAGGCTAAAACAAAAGTCATTGATATTTATCTGCCTCCTAAAAAAGAGGCAGGCAGGGTGCTTGAAGGTGAATTAGAAGACCAGGTAACGCAACTAGTGAACTTGCTGCAAAAAGAAGCGAAAGTCATTTAA
- a CDS encoding GntR family transcriptional regulator, which translates to MSKVVKNYSLSDQVCDLLKDAIIKGELKPGDRLLELEMAKTYNVSQAPIREALSRLKKEGFVVHYPHKGTFVSNFSKKNIEEIYSFREAVEPLAIERAIQNITEEDLAELNEIYQNMLQAGKENDLEELNNTDIAFHTYIYKLADHEFMFKVWEDLSAVSNRIWYFSNQIYFEELNEVVKLHEPILNALYERDVEKCIDAFKVHMKFVWEKIKNEETFN; encoded by the coding sequence ATGTCGAAAGTTGTTAAAAATTATTCTCTCTCGGATCAAGTTTGCGATCTCCTAAAAGATGCAATTATTAAGGGCGAATTAAAGCCTGGAGATCGGCTTTTAGAATTAGAAATGGCCAAAACGTACAATGTAAGCCAAGCACCGATAAGAGAAGCACTCTCAAGATTGAAAAAAGAGGGATTTGTTGTTCATTACCCTCATAAAGGAACCTTCGTTTCAAACTTTTCCAAAAAGAATATAGAAGAAATCTACAGTTTCCGTGAAGCCGTAGAACCTCTAGCAATTGAACGGGCTATACAAAACATTACAGAAGAAGATCTGGCGGAACTTAATGAGATTTATCAAAACATGCTTCAAGCAGGAAAAGAGAATGATTTAGAAGAGTTAAATAATACAGATATTGCTTTCCACACATATATCTATAAGCTTGCCGATCATGAATTTATGTTCAAAGTTTGGGAAGACTTAAGTGCAGTTTCTAACAGAATATGGTACTTTAGTAATCAAATTTATTTTGAAGAATTAAATGAGGTTGTTAAGCTTCATGAACCGATACTGAATGCTTTATATGAACGAGATGTTGAAAAATGTATAGATGCTTTTAAAGTTCATATGAAATTTGTATGGGAAAAAATTAAAAATGAAGAAACATTCAACTAA
- a CDS encoding zincin-like metallopeptidase domain-containing protein codes for MFDHNPIESAQEIVEGYVDSPIIRHQSGRAVYFHKLDRVSVPPLEDYREGEVYYSVQFHELVHSTGHNSRLARKGIIESGVSFGDATYSKEELVAEIGAAMLCGLARIENATIENSASYIQSWLRVLKEDSKLIVYAAAQAQKAADHVSMSEPE; via the coding sequence ATGTTTGACCATAATCCAATTGAATCCGCTCAAGAGATTGTGGAGGGATATGTCGACTCACCCATTATCCGCCACCAGTCCGGGCGTGCTGTGTATTTTCACAAATTGGATCGTGTTAGCGTGCCTCCGCTGGAAGATTACCGGGAAGGAGAAGTGTATTATTCAGTCCAGTTTCATGAATTGGTACACAGCACGGGCCATAACAGCCGCCTTGCCCGCAAAGGAATTATAGAGAGTGGCGTGTCGTTTGGGGATGCAACCTATTCTAAAGAAGAGCTGGTTGCGGAAATTGGCGCGGCTATGCTGTGCGGCCTGGCCAGGATTGAGAATGCGACGATTGAAAACAGTGCCAGCTATATACAATCCTGGCTGCGGGTACTCAAGGAAGATTCTAAGCTGATCGTCTATGCGGCGGCGCAGGCCCAAAAAGCGGCTGATCATGTCTCTATGTCAGAACCGGAATAA
- a CDS encoding ArdC family protein: MEKGTIPWRRPWNNGTPVNGVNQKPYRGINSLLLEPGEYSTFKQIREAGGKVHKGEKGHIVVFWKWIESENEETG, translated from the coding sequence ATGGAGAAAGGGACGATCCCGTGGCGGCGCCCTTGGAATAACGGAACACCGGTTAACGGGGTCAATCAAAAACCGTACCGCGGTATTAATTCCCTTCTTTTGGAGCCAGGTGAGTACAGCACGTTTAAGCAGATCAGGGAAGCTGGCGGCAAAGTCCATAAAGGTGAAAAAGGCCATATCGTGGTGTTCTGGAAGTGGATAGAGAGCGAAAATGAAGAAACCGGGTAA
- a CDS encoding TRAP transporter substrate-binding protein encodes MKKPMVKVLALPLSVFVLLGGCSSGSENAGNTSNGSNSSGKPVTLKITNFYADDHVVNKAIIEKFIPVVEENSNGTIQVDHFPNSTLGGEEAMYDGTRNGTIEMAVLSQIMEPDVPKIGIFSMPFLFKDYANAKAVLDSEIGEDIKTEFEVNTGLKHLGYGINGFRVFSSNRPVEKIGDFEGLKLRMPNVPMMIALGQSLGANISPMPLPEIFPALEQKVIDGQDNPYAALRSNAWYEVQTNVLESRHLFLPNNYVASNKFWSSLNPEQQKVVAEAVQATVEREWELTESGEAEDKKFLKEKGLTITVPDEKFMNDMIEATEGVYTEFYKENPWAEEIVNEIKAQQK; translated from the coding sequence ATGAAAAAACCTATGGTTAAAGTATTAGCCCTTCCTTTATCAGTATTCGTTTTGCTCGGGGGATGCAGCAGTGGAAGCGAGAATGCGGGAAACACTTCGAACGGCTCTAACAGTTCTGGTAAGCCGGTTACACTTAAAATCACAAACTTTTATGCGGATGACCATGTCGTGAATAAAGCGATAATAGAGAAATTTATTCCCGTGGTTGAAGAAAATTCAAATGGGACCATACAGGTAGACCATTTCCCGAACAGCACTCTTGGCGGGGAAGAAGCAATGTACGATGGGACTCGAAATGGAACCATTGAGATGGCTGTATTAAGTCAAATTATGGAGCCGGATGTTCCGAAGATAGGTATCTTCTCGATGCCTTTCTTGTTTAAGGATTATGCAAATGCAAAAGCTGTGCTGGACAGTGAAATCGGTGAAGACATTAAAACGGAATTTGAAGTGAATACGGGATTGAAACATCTTGGTTATGGAATTAACGGATTCCGAGTTTTCTCTAGTAATCGTCCGGTTGAAAAGATTGGAGATTTTGAAGGGTTAAAACTAAGAATGCCAAATGTACCGATGATGATCGCATTGGGTCAATCTTTAGGAGCGAATATTTCTCCAATGCCACTTCCTGAAATTTTCCCTGCTCTTGAACAAAAAGTAATCGATGGACAGGATAATCCGTATGCGGCATTGCGCTCTAATGCATGGTATGAAGTGCAAACAAATGTACTAGAATCACGTCATCTGTTTTTGCCGAACAATTATGTTGCAAGTAATAAATTTTGGAGCAGCCTAAATCCAGAGCAGCAGAAAGTGGTTGCAGAAGCTGTACAGGCTACGGTAGAACGCGAGTGGGAGTTAACTGAAAGCGGCGAAGCAGAAGACAAAAAATTTCTTAAAGAAAAAGGATTAACGATTACAGTGCCGGACGAAAAATTTATGAATGATATGATCGAGGCTACTGAGGGAGTATATACGGAATTTTATAAAGAGAATCCTTGGGCTGAAGAAATTGTAAATGAGATTAAAGCACAGCAGAAATAA
- a CDS encoding NIPSNAP family protein, with product MIYEMRTYSIKIGKTQEYIQLFEEKGLPIISKYAKLVGYWYTEIGELNQVIHVWEYESMDTRAEKRKALYSDQEWLENFIPKGLPLLEKQESKILYAANFSPIK from the coding sequence ATGATTTATGAGATGAGGACTTATTCTATTAAAATTGGCAAGACACAGGAATATATTCAGCTTTTTGAAGAAAAAGGCCTTCCGATTATTTCGAAGTACGCTAAACTAGTCGGCTATTGGTATACGGAAATTGGTGAACTGAACCAGGTTATTCATGTATGGGAATATGAAAGCATGGATACACGGGCAGAAAAACGAAAAGCGCTTTACAGTGACCAGGAATGGTTGGAAAACTTTATTCCGAAAGGTCTGCCATTGCTTGAAAAGCAGGAATCTAAAATTTTATATGCTGCAAATTTTTCCCCAATTAAATAG
- a CDS encoding iron-containing alcohol dehydrogenase has translation MSAKSFAYYMPTRIESGSGISKKTGEFIRELGISNVLIVTDKGVRTANLLEEVEKSLLDANVQYEIYDEIEPNPSAETIENGTEFLQQHKSEAVLAVGGGSSIDTAKGIAVMAVNPGNIIDYEGVGKIQNPPLPIIAIPTTAGTGSEVTPSTVVTNRETSFKLAVISPNLYPRLAILDPILTLNLPQGITAATGMDALTHAIESYTSKTANPISQAFAIQAVKMIGENLTKTYFVGTDLESRENMLVASMLAGAAFAQSRLGNVHAISHTFGGVFNVPHGIANAALLPFVMRYNLPACAEQYKDIAAALGADVIGLTAVQAAEKAIEEVIQMNQSMNIPLNIQELGVSLDALPKLVEDSMRSGNVLVNPRLTRAEDIQSIIENAYNGTLH, from the coding sequence ATGTCTGCTAAGTCTTTTGCTTATTATATGCCGACACGTATTGAGAGCGGGAGTGGTATATCAAAAAAAACGGGAGAATTCATCAGAGAACTAGGGATTTCCAATGTATTGATTGTAACAGATAAAGGCGTACGGACAGCTAACCTTTTAGAGGAAGTTGAAAAGTCACTTCTGGATGCAAATGTGCAGTATGAAATTTATGATGAGATTGAACCTAATCCATCTGCTGAAACGATAGAAAACGGTACTGAATTTTTGCAGCAGCATAAAAGTGAGGCTGTACTCGCTGTTGGTGGTGGAAGCAGTATTGATACGGCTAAAGGAATCGCCGTTATGGCTGTTAACCCGGGCAACATCATTGATTATGAAGGTGTGGGGAAAATTCAGAATCCGCCGCTGCCAATTATCGCGATCCCTACAACAGCAGGAACTGGAAGTGAAGTAACCCCATCAACCGTTGTAACAAATAGGGAAACGTCCTTTAAATTAGCTGTGATTAGTCCAAACTTATATCCGCGTCTTGCTATACTGGATCCGATTCTTACACTGAATCTGCCTCAAGGAATTACAGCGGCTACAGGGATGGATGCCTTAACACATGCCATCGAATCTTATACCTCCAAGACGGCAAATCCGATCAGCCAGGCGTTTGCGATACAGGCGGTTAAAATGATTGGGGAAAATTTAACGAAAACGTATTTTGTCGGAACAGATTTAGAGAGCAGGGAGAACATGCTGGTTGCGTCCATGCTTGCTGGAGCAGCTTTTGCCCAATCCCGATTAGGGAATGTTCATGCCATTTCGCACACATTTGGAGGAGTATTTAACGTTCCTCATGGAATTGCGAATGCAGCCTTACTGCCGTTTGTAATGAGATACAATTTGCCGGCATGCGCTGAACAGTATAAAGATATTGCGGCCGCCCTAGGAGCAGATGTTATTGGATTAACAGCTGTACAGGCTGCTGAAAAAGCGATCGAGGAAGTCATTCAAATGAATCAGTCGATGAACATCCCTCTTAATATTCAGGAGCTAGGTGTTTCATTAGATGCTTTGCCGAAGTTGGTAGAAGACTCAATGCGTAGTGGAAATGTACTCGTAAATCCTAGATTGACAAGAGCAGAAGATATTCAGTCTATTATTGAGAACGCGTACAACGGCACTTTACACTAA